In Quercus robur chromosome 11, dhQueRobu3.1, whole genome shotgun sequence, the following proteins share a genomic window:
- the LOC126707600 gene encoding lysine--tRNA ligase, cytoplasmic-like — protein MFQAASMADSRSKKSAAADDEDMDPTQYFENRLKYLAALRAAGEEPYPHKFDVTMSTPEYVEQYKNIGNGEHLEDVTVNLAGRIMSKRSSSSKLFFYDLHGGGAKVQVMADASKSDLNEEEFSRFHSTVKRGDIVGVKGFPGKTRRGELSIFPRSFIVLSHCLHMMPRQKPKAGSVSEIANLKKEEAWVPGCPRNPETYILKDQETRYRQRHLDLMLNTEVRQIFKTRSQIISYIRHFLESRDFLEVETPMMNMIAGGAAARPFVTYHNDLNMKLFMRISPELNLKKLVVGGLDRVYEIGKQFRNEGIDLTHNPEFTTCEFYMAFADYNDLMELTETMLSGMVKELTGGYKIKYHANGLDEDPIEIDFTPPFRRIDMIEELEKMVNLNIPKDFSSDEANKYLKDVCAKYEIKCAPPETTARLLDKLVGHFLEETCTDPAFIINHPELMSPLAKWHRAKKGLTERFELFINKHELCNAYTELNDPVVQRQRFAEQLKDRQSGDDEAMALDETFCAALEDGLPPTGGWGLGIDRLTMLLTDSQNIKEVILFPAMKPQDEPSAKGNAGA, from the exons ATGTTCCAGGCTGCTTCTATGGCAGATTCCCGCAGCAAGAAATCTGCAGCAGCAGACGATGAAGATATGGATCCAACG CAATACTTCGAAAATAGACTGAAATATCTTGCGGCTCTGAGGGCAGCTGGTGAAGAGCCATATCCTCACAAATTCGATGTTACAATGTCTACCCCTGAATATGTAGAGCAGTATAAAAACATAGGCAATGGGGAGCATCTTGAGGATGTTACTGTAAATTTGGCTG GGCGTATCATGAGCAAACGTTCATCTTCTTCAAAGctattcttttatgatttacATGGTGGTGGTGCAAAAGTCCAAGTTATGGCTGATGCTAG CAAGTCAGATTTGAATGAGGAAGAATTTTCTAGGTTCCATTCAACTGTGAAGCGTGGTGATATTGTTGGTGTCAAGGGGTTTCCAG GGAAAACTAGAAGGGGGGAGCTAAGTATTTTTCCAAGATCGTTTATAGTCTTATCCCATTGTCTCCATATGATGCCAAGGCAAAAGCCTAAGGCTGGTTCTGTGTCTGAAATTGCCAATTTGAAG AAAGAGGAGGCTTGGGTCCCAGGATGTCCCAGGAATCCTGAAACATATATTTTGAAAGACCAG GAAACTCGATATCGACAACGCCATTTAGATTTGATGCTGAATACGGAGGTTCGACAAATTTTTAAGACAAGATCTCAGATCATTTCATATATTCGGCACTTTCTTGAGAGTCGTGATTTCTTGGAG GTTGAAACACCAATGATGAATATGATTGCTGGTGGAGCAGCTGCCCGTCCATTTGTGACCTATCACAATGACCTGAACATGAAGCTATTCATGCGCATTTCGCCTGAGCTCAATCTTAAGAAGCTTGTTGTTGGTGGACTTGACCGTGTTTATGAGATTGGAAAGCAGTTCAGAAATGAGGGCATCGATTTGACGCATAATCCTGAGTTCACCACCTGTGAGTTCTATATGGCTTTTGCTGACTACAATGACTTGATGGAACTCACTGAGACAATGTTGAGTG GGATGGTAAAGGAGCTTACAGGcggatataaaattaaatatcatgCAAATGGGCTGGATGAGGATCCAATTGAGATTGACTTCACTCCACCTTTCAG AAGGATTGACATGATAGAAGAATTAGAGAAGATGGTGAACCTCAATATTCCCAAGGACTTTTCCAGTGATGAGGCCAACAAATATTTGAAAGACGTATGCGCGAAGTATGAGATCAAATGTGCCCCTCCTGAAACTACAGCGCGTTTGTTGGACAAA CTTGTAGGACACTTCTTGGAAGAGACTTGTACAGATCCTGCTTTCATCATTAACCACCCTGAGTTAATGAGTCCTTTGGCAAAGTGGCATAGAGCGAAGAAAGGCCTTACTGAGCGTTTTGAGTTATTTATTAACAAGCATGAA CTCTGCAATGCATACACTGAATTGAATGACCCTGTGGTACAACGCCAGCGATTTGCTGAGCAGCTCAAG GATCGGCAGTCTGGTGATGATGAAGCAATGGCTTTGGATGAAACCTTCTGTGCGGCTCTTGAGGATGGGTTGCCTCCAACAGGCGGTTGGGGATTGGGTATTGATCGCCTAACAATGTTGTTAACTGATTCACAAAACATTAag GAGGTTATTCTCTTCCCAGCCATGAAACCTCAAGATGAGCCATCTGCTAAAG GCAATGCAGGAGCTtag